DNA from Planctomycetia bacterium:
CCATTACTTCACGAATTGCCTCCACATGAATCGAATCGTCCCTCACGCTGGTCACTCTGAACGGAAGGTATCGTAAACACAGTCGAATTAATTATCAACCGTGTTTACGTGAGTCTGCGTTTGATAAGTTCAACGATACCCCATCCTGACAACATCCCCATGATGTAGGTGCCGAGGATCAAGATGATCTTGGGAATAGTCATCGTCCAGACCAGGAACGAAACCTCCACAGACCCCAAATTCTGAATGGAGAAGACAATCACAATTACC
Protein-coding regions in this window:
- a CDS encoding DUF1049 domain-containing protein; this translates as MNYVTGILGIILLVIVIVFSIQNLGSVEVSFLVWTMTIPKIILILGTYIMGMLSGWGIVELIKRRLT